Genomic segment of Candidatus Paceibacterota bacterium:
CTGAACCACCAGGCACCAGGAGTCGGCTACCCGCTCCTGTCACCGAGACAGTACCGCCATTTGCAATAAATGCACCACCGATGTTCTGGAAGTCATTCCCGACTGCGAGTGTACCTGCAGGAAGCGTCGGCGTACCCGATGCAATAGTGAAGTTCCCCGTTGTTGTTGCACTATCAAGGAAGCTCCACGCACCAGTTCCAATGAAAGTAAGATCCTTGAAACTACTTCCACTTGTGCGAATTTGCTTTCCCGTTGTAGTAGAGGTCATAAGGACTGTACCACCGTTCGCATTGAACGTACCAAGATTACTGAATGTTCCACCAACCGCGAATGTACTTGCAGGTAGCGTTACTACTCCTGTAGTGATAATGACATCACCCGTCGTAGTTGCAACACCCGCAATAGTCCACGAGCCCGCACCATTAAAGGTGAGATTCGTCAGTGTTGCCGGAGTAGCAGCTGTGAGTGAACGGCCTGCGACAGAGGAAGTGAACGTAAAGTTTCCTGCACCACCCGAGACAATCGCATTCGCACCCATCATGAGGTCACCGCCAACGGTATACACCTCTGCACCACTAGTAATCCAAGTTGCACCTGCCCTGATTTCAATATCTCCTTCTATCGAAGAAGTATTGGTATTTCCCGGGACTGCGGCATTACCACCAGGCGCATAAGTCTTTCCACTCCACACGATGAGCTTCGTATTCGTATCAAGAGTGAGCGCTCCTCCTGTTACTCGTGCAGGGATATTCGCATACTGATCTTTGTCATACAAATCAATGCTTGTATTTGTAATAGCCCCCGTCTGCTCGTTTCGCACAATGACCGTATTTTCGTACATGTCATAATCCGCAATGTTTGTCATTGGATTATAGGCATATGTCACTGCCTTCACACCACTACTTGATGTCGCGAAAAGTATGAGCGTATCAGCACCTGCGGGAAGGATATTCGGAATACTGAAACTACCGTCAGCTGCACTACATGCTGTACCCGGCATTGTTGTAGAAGCATTTGCTACACGAAGGAATATGTTTTGTGTTACTCCATTACATGCAGTTGATGGAGTAACCCCATCACTCTGATAGAAATGACCAGAAATCGAGAGCTGTGCAGTTGAATCATCCCATACGAGATAACCAGGATTTCCTGCAGGGTCAACGTCATAGACCTCACCATCCCTTCCACCATAATGATTTACGAATCGCCAAGCAGACACGGTTGCACCTGTGGCGGTGATATTATTTCCGCCGGGAGCGATGAAGCCAAGTCGATACAGAATCTTCACAGGATTTGCAGTAATAACCGAAGCGGCAATGGTCATGAGTGACCCTGATCCGCTCGGATTCCTAAACACCACATCATCCATCTGACTAACTTTCACTGAGCCCGTAAGTGCAGTACCGGTTGCATTCGCGTCGGAAATATCAAGATACTGCATTGTTGTCGAAGCGCCACCAATTGAAAGTCCAAAGGTTCCACTGAGCGCGCGAACTGTAGTTGAAGCAAGTGGATCACCAATCATTTCAATCACGCTTGTCCCACTATATGTCGCTGTGGATCCCGCTGCAAAACGCACACGTGCCGCGCGAGGAGAACCAAGCACTGTTCCGTCAAAGTCCTTTGTATAATCCCAGTACTCAGTTCCACTAGTACTCTTATAGTCTCCAAAGATATACAAATCACCATTCACACCAGCATGATTTTGAGAGGCGATACCGCTTCCTGATGGTGTAATAAATTGTGTCGAGGAAGAATTCCAGAGTACTGCCTGTGTATTCGCGCCGAGCTTCAAGATATTATAGCTATCTGCACCACTACTCTTTGTATTCACTGCCACACGGCTACCCGTATTGAGATAAAGCGTAGAGCCAGTCCAAGTCGTCTTCGGACTACCAACAAGATTTGTGAAACTGCTTAATATTTCCAAAGTCCTACCTGATGCAAGCGTCCAACTCGTTGATGAACTAATTGTCATCGCGGTTGCAGTTGCATGCGCAGCAATGGTCCACGATCCTAATGGATCACTGAAGTCTACTTTTCCGAATGAAGAATTTCCAGGATTAATAGTCTTTGAGCCACTTCCGGAGAATTGGATCAAACCAAGCGAATGCGTGAAGGTACCCGCGTTGGTCCAACTTCCCTTCACGGTCGTCGTTGCCGCATCTGAAGCAATATATGTTGCTCCTCCCGCAATAGAAACGTTTCCGAGAATCGTAATAAGCGGATCACTTGCGAGACCACTTACCGTTGGTGTTGAACCTGATCCTCCCACGATGAAGTCACCCAAAATGTTAAGGTTCAATATTGGCAACGTGTACGAACCAGTGCCCATAAATGCAAGGTCAGTATAGGTGACATTCGTCACATTGGTAAGCCCTGTACTTGCGTAGGTCACACGCGCACTCGTCGTATCGAGCGAACCTTGGACCATAAGTGGAGTTCCAGTTCCCGTAAGCACAAGTGGATGAGCTGCCAAATCAAAGTGGTGTTTCGTCTTTACGGTAAGTACCCCAGCCACTGTTGTTGTTCCTGTACCTGCTTTTGTTGTTGTACCGAAGGTAGAACCATCGCCAAGCACTAAGTTGAATGCGGTCCACGTATTCACTCCACCGAAACTTCCATCTGCGGGAAGAGTAAATGTTCCACCGGTCATCGCAAGTGTTCCGTTACCCGTTGCACCACCTTGCGCTGTAATATTACCTGTTCCCGAAAGTGTTCCCGATGAAAGATTGAGCGTATTCGCCACACTTATATCGGAACTCAGGGCCCAAGAACCAGAACCAGTGAAACTAAGATTCCATAAGGCAAGCGGATCTACAGTTGTAATTGTGCGGGCATCCGTCGCGGTCATGAATACCGTTGACGAAGCAGCATTGAATATTGCACCTGCATCACCCTGCAAACGACCACCAACACTGAACTGCTCATTTCCTAGCGCATTAAGTACTGCACTATTATCAATATGAAGTGCACCTCCATAGGCCACCGCACTTCCTGTCCCTGTTGTGATATTTCCACCAGGAGTGAACGTTTTGCCTGCCCACACCCAGAGCTCATAACTTGCGGGGACCGAGAGATTACCTCCATTTGCGGTAAAGAGCATATCCCCATCGTTGTCTGCATCGAAACCTGAGAGCGCTGCATTACTCATTGCAAGCGAATCCTCATGTCGCAATATGACTCGGTTCTGATAGAGCTTCACGCCCGAAAGATTCACCGATGCACTGCGAGTTACGGTGACCGCCTTTGCAACAGGAGAACCCTTGAGGTACACCGACATCGTTGTTTCGCCAGTGAACGTGACACCATTTACGGTAAAGTTACCTCCTGCTCCACAGGTACCACCGAAGGCTGCACCTCCTGTTACCTGTACGCGCACTACTGCGGTAACACCATCACAGACCGTTGCACCCATTGGCGCAAGATTTGCATCATAGACTGTCCCAGAGATACTGATGATATAGCTTGAGTCATCCCAACGCACTTCACCTGGATCACCTGATGGATCATTGTCATATAGTTCACCGTCAATATCTCCACCATGTTGTCTGAAGCGAATGTAATTCGTTGTTGCAGCAGTAACGTTCACATTTTTTGCTCCCACAAACCCACCACTTCGGAAGTAATTACGCGCAAATTGCTGTGAAGCATTTGCATCAATGGCCTGCTTGCTCAGCGTGAGCACGTATCCCCCATTCACTCCTACAGACATATCCACGTCATCAAACACTGCTATCGTAGAAGAACCGGAAATAGAGATTCCTGTTGCTCCCAGGTTCGTAAATGCTGCATACTGTGCGGACAATGTTGTCGTCGCAAGATTGATCGCATACGTACCCGAAAGCGCACTCACGGTCGTTGTCGCACCTAATCCTCCCATCACTGAGAGCACTGTCCCAGAGGCGAAGTTCGCCACTGCATTTGTAGCGAAACTGACACTTACCGCGCGAGGGGTTCCAAGCGCTGTTCCGTCAAAATCGGTATTATAGTCCCAATATGCCGTACCCGAGTTCTGCGCATATGTACCGTAGATACGCAATGCTCCATTTGAGCCTGCATAATTCTGTACATAGAGCGCACTTGTCGCATTTGTTGTCACGCTCGTCGCAGACGAATTCCATGTACGAACCTGAGTTGCATTATCAAGTATGATTGCACCATAGTCGTCTGCGCCAAGTGTCTTTGTATTTATAGACATTGACGCACCCGAGGTGAGACGTAGCGTAGAACCCGTCCATGTCGTATTTGCGTTTGTTGCATTATTCGTGAAGAAACCATCAACACGAAGCTCAAACCCGCTTTGCATCGTAAAGCCACCAACTGCACCAAGCGTTGTCGTCGCGCTAACACGTGTATTTCCGTTTATTGTGAAGTTACCTCCTCCAGCAATATTGAGGCTTGAAAGCACCATTGACCCTGCCGACAATGTCGCTGCACCTAAAGCCCTATTCAATGTAAGGAGCGATGCATTGGCATTCGCAATACCGTTATTGATGAACGAACCACCAACAGTAAGCGATCCACTTACTGGGAAATTAAGTGTGGCACCAGCATTTACAATGACTGAACCTGCAGTAGTAACATTCGTATCACTGAAGTTAAGAGTTGTGCCACCAGCGGTTACTCCGCTCAACGTCTTTCCTGCAAGTGCGATACTCTGCACGCCACCATTCATGAACAATGTACCGCTATTGTGAACGATGTTTGCAGTATTCGTGAAGTTTCCGCCAACAGTGAGCACACCACTTGGCATCGTGAGCGCACCACCTGAAATGCTCAAGTTCCCAGTTGTCGTCGCGCTTGTAGTAAACACCCAAGAACCCGTACCATTAAAGAGAAGGTTATTGAAGTTCGACAGAGCACTCATCGACTTACCCGCGACCGTACCATTCATGACAAGTTGATTTGGAGCGGTAAATGTTCCACCCGTCTGAGTGAAGCCACCACCAACGGTAAGCGAATTTGTTGGGAATATATGTGTACCACCTGAAACGAGAATATCCCCTGTAGTTGTCGCATTCACATCGATCCAACTCACGGACCCACTCTGCAATGTGATATTACTGAGCTGCGCAGTTCCTTGCCTGATCGTCGCAGCACCAGCAGGATTCATGAGTAATTTTCCAGTACCACCGCTTGTAGTTCCATCATTCCTAAAGCTCCCAAGCAATGTCAGTGTATTTACACCAAAGAAGAATGAATCTCCTGCGGCAATGGTGACATTCGTCGCTTTTACTCCCGTGCTAAGACTCAGCGACTTTGGTGAACCATCAATAAAGACATTTCCCAAATCTTGACCAATAAGCGTAAGATCCGACCATGTCCCCGCAGTTACACCAAGGAATGTTGTAGTTGCAGAACCCTTTGTGAATACACCATTCACTCCAATAGAGAGACTATCTTCGATCGAGATAGGCTGCGCCCCAGGAGAAAGTGTTCCGTAATTTA
This window contains:
- a CDS encoding DUF2341 domain-containing protein, translated to MVLSRSPTLSYVFSVWNGSTWSAAQNIGTPSVSTKPYGNPFDLVPQEGLSSGRIFSSPIKFADGQAPAWRQARFTTSAPGGSSALISLEYLVSPGNWERIPDADLPGNSSGTTTSPIDLSGLNVGTYSTIRLRADLSCNTLANCPTVNDWTVDWAQGLAVGGIARNFDRTTPLTGGTVNVAVNGVLSPQTGTIDGAGNWTIPSVSYRNGDVVTAWIASPGAANRAVAVAKFMGSGSLSDMELSRRWLVLGDTSQVGQTLSNADLALSDYLNESTSATSTSIFHNVDASGNLTLCASPLLACPDASLAVVSGTTWRPQSSGSVTNTMYSHTISGTTNADGNIIKVAGDWRNSGVFTPGTGRTVFNATSSVHTINNTGATQYKFNDVTFGEVATGATWQTVTPLYTTGSVNINYGTLSPGAQPISIEDSLSIGVNGVFTKGSATTTFLGVTAGTWSDLTLIGQDLGNVFIDGSPKSLSLSTGVKATNVTIAAGDSFFFGVNTLTLLGSFRNDGTTSGGTGKLLMNPAGAATIRQGTAQLSNITLQSGSVSWIDVNATTTGDILVSGGTHIFPTNSLTVGGGFTQTGGTFTAPNQLVMNGTVAGKSMSALSNFNNLLFNGTGSWVFTTSATTTGNLSISGGALTMPSGVLTVGGNFTNTANIVHNSGTLFMNGGVQSIALAGKTLSGVTAGGTTLNFSDTNVTTAGSVIVNAGATLNFPVSGSLTVGGSFINNGIANANASLLTLNRALGAATLSAGSMVLSSLNIAGGGNFTINGNTRVSATTTLGAVGGFTMQSGFELRVDGFFTNNATNANTTWTGSTLRLTSGASMSINTKTLGADDYGAIILDNATQVRTWNSSATSVTTNATSALYVQNYAGSNGALRIYGTYAQNSGTAYWDYNTDFDGTALGTPRAVSVSFATNAVANFASGTVLSVMGGLGATTTVSALSGTYAINLATTTLSAQYAAFTNLGATGISISGSSTIAVFDDVDMSVGVNGGYVLTLSKQAIDANASQQFARNYFRSGGFVGAKNVNVTAATTNYIRFRQHGGDIDGELYDNDPSGDPGEVRWDDSSYIISISGTVYDANLAPMGATVCDGVTAVVRVQVTGGAAFGGTCGAGGNFTVNGVTFTGETTMSVYLKGSPVAKAVTVTRSASVNLSGVKLYQNRVILRHEDSLAMSNAALSGFDADNDGDMLFTANGGNLSVPASYELWVWAGKTFTPGGNITTGTGSAVAYGGALHIDNSAVLNALGNEQFSVGGRLQGDAGAIFNAASSTVFMTATDARTITTVDPLALWNLSFTGSGSWALSSDISVANTLNLSSGTLSGTGNITAQGGATGNGTLAMTGGTFTLPADGSFGGVNTWTAFNLVLGDGSTFGTTTKAGTGTTTVAGVLTVKTKHHFDLAAHPLVLTGTGTPLMVQGSLDTTSARVTYASTGLTNVTNVTYTDLAFMGTGSYTLPILNLNILGDFIVGGSGSTPTVSGLASDPLITILGNVSIAGGATYIASDAATTTVKGSWTNAGTFTHSLGLIQFSGSGSKTINPGNSSFGKVDFSDPLGSWTIAAHATATAMTISSSTSWTLASGRTLEILSSFTNLVGSPKTTWTGSTLYLNTGSRVAVNTKSSGADSYNILKLGANTQAVLWNSSSTQFITPSGSGIASQNHAGVNGDLYIFGDYKSTSGTEYWDYTKDFDGTVLGSPRAARVRFAAGSTATYSGTSVIEMIGDPLASTTVRALSGTFGLSIGGASTTMQYLDISDANATGTALTGSVKVSQMDDVVFRNPSGSGSLMTIAASVITANPVKILYRLGFIAPGGNNITATGATVSAWRFVNHYGGRDGEVYDVDPAGNPGYLVWDDSTAQLSISGHFYQSDGVTPSTACNGVTQNIFLRVANASTTMPGTACSAADGSFSIPNILPAGADTLILFATSSSGVKAVTYAYNPMTNIADYDMYENTVIVRNEQTGAITNTSIDLYDKDQYANIPARVTGGALTLDTNTKLIVWSGKTYAPGGNAAVPGNTNTSSIEGDIEIRAGATWITSGAEVYTVGGDLMMGANAIVSGGAGNFTFTSSVAGRSLTAATPATLTNLTFNGAGSWTIAGVATTTGDVIITTGVVTLPASTFAVGGTFSNLGTFNANGGTVLMTSTTTGKQIRTSGSSFKDLTFIGTGAWSFLDSATTTGNFTIASGTPTLPAGTLAVGNDFQNIGGAFIANGGTVSVTGAGSRLLVPGGSAFANLRIANGDFATNVQNATTTGDVYINSGSLTLPVADFAIGGTFKNIAGSFTAGATSTVRMFATSTGKLINPGNSTFTNLIVDGAGGGFTIEANATATKSLTLKTANAFVQSPSTRLVVQDLFTNSIGGTWTGSTLRLEKTGTSTINAKSAPATAYNAIELGANTQVAVWNASSTSVTTAGGASLYAQNYANVNGALNIYGNYVRNVGSDYWSATTNFDGTAIASRTVNVRFAPGSTATWNSGTELHIVGSSGAVTSVQSLSGTYGLSVSSGTFEGRYFKMRNTTANGLQLTGNTVITALENADLATGVDTGNILYIDGSTVDANSGAILANNSFALDTGHTSGVNAYLNGTSTNALNFSSAVGNLAGESADNDGSPGACGAFRWDDSLCQFVDQRYYRWRHDDGGEAVPDSEWYGGAASGWTHRQRVHVVNNTSSAATNVAVKVNLPYQSQMQADYRDIRFTANNGTTTIPFWIETYTTASANVWVKVPTLAAQSSADVYVYYGNASAAASSSGASVFTYFFDGESGLSGMTGDTASFRTLDMASRSPIEQLGLKYLRSMTDTGQTLGMANLSAGVTRGTTVGAGVTIRENIYIDGSSNDDTCLTFGANSTSGSNWGFCVSPQQAAKNVRLVKDATKDGFLPNVSSEVSSQDVVLSTQGWYTARIDWIYQSGGTINATLFDPSGTQVASISAVDSYAPGSGIGFSYWYQKGGWDNVTATPYIAGTPTTIVLAPQQHGGATWITSENAAYGAAQLGEKVRLRFGIRNTGTPLSGQQLELDYAIKGGASNCESVGDANYLPVPLSSSCSTDAVCMATSTSFADGDGTTPLLSTPKGLNFVSGRIVEDPSNKTTGLAIAANYFTEVEYALQFTPSAIQPTYCFRVSNNGNRLVSYTKVAEASVSHPPHISNWNWTTPTLSLLNEGGTTTVMATGTVTDYSGYADISPVATGTIYRKSLGESCVADDNNCYTPLKTSCALSACAGVSCTISCQADLQYFAEPTDVGTYASDIWTASVHVHNQANVSDSASVDAELNTLKALAFITGAVDFGSMEIGSTTPAFSNPSATLQNTGNAQFGIDIAGSDLTTTDSTITVDNEKVATSTFDFASCSLCTTLSTSTATLGLTFPKPNSTTPVVNNIYFGLYVPFGTKPLTHNGLISVSAN